A window of the Salvia splendens isolate huo1 unplaced genomic scaffold, SspV2 ctg839, whole genome shotgun sequence genome harbors these coding sequences:
- the LOC121791511 gene encoding probable adenylate kinase 7, mitochondrial → MSVLTRRLGALAVRLSSPLRRGYGSAAAQLDFDYYYSYNAEEETGPEPHRRGMEESDGWETPRRGVQWVIIGDPLVRRHVYAQRLSKLLDVPHISMGSLVRQELNPNSPLYKMIANAVNQGKLVPEDVIFGLLSKRLEEGYCRGETGFILDGIPRTAIQAEILDQIADIDMVLNLKCKEGFVVKKTSLDNGIYSPSQELNPMANSDCILKEKLAMYAEQMKPVEEYYKQQKKLVNFQVAGAPADTWEGLLAALQLQHMAPNSSSHKLTA, encoded by the exons ATGTCAGTGCTCACGCGCCGCCTCGGTGCATTGGCTGTGCGTCTCTCTTCTCCGCTCCGCCGCGGTTACGGATCAGCTGCCGCTCAGCTCGATTTCGATTATTACTACTCCTACAATGCCGAGGAGGAGACAGGGCCGGAGCCGCACCGCCGAGGAATGGAGGAATCCGACGGCTGGGAGACGCCACGGAGAGGCGTGCAGTGGGTGATCATAGGCGATCCTCTGGTCCGCCGACACGTGTATGCGCAACGCCTCTCCAAGCTTCTCGACGTGCCTCACATATCCATGGGATCTCTCGTTCGCCAGGAGCTCAACCCTAATTCGCCTCTCTATAAAATG ATTGCAAACGCAGTGAACCAAGGAAAATTAGTTCCAGAAGATGTGATATTTGGGCTTTTATCGAAACGGCTAGAGGAAGGGTATTGCAGAGGTGAAACCGGCTTCATTTTGGATGGAATTCCTCGAACCGCGATTCAAGCT GAGATATTGGATCAAATTGCCGACATAGATATGGTACTGAATCTCAAGTGCAAAGAAGGTTTTGTGGTGAAGAAGACAAGTTTAGACAATGGCATCTATTCGCCTTCTCAAGAATTAAATCCCATGGCCAACTCTGACTGCATTTTGAAGGAGAAACTTGCCATGTATGCGGAACAG ATGAAGCCTGTAGAAGAATACTACAAGCAACAGAAGAAGCTTGTGAACTTCCAAGTGGCAGGTGCTCCTGCAGATACGTGGGAAGGTCTTTTGGCTGCATTGCAGCTGCAGCACATGGCTCCCAATTCATCATCCCACAAGCTGACTGCCTAA
- the LOC121791513 gene encoding dnAJ-like protein slr0093: protein MDSNSNLNPPPPTYKDYYKILQLDYDATDHNIRLNYRKLALKWHPDKHKGDAAATSIFQEINEAYSVLSDPDKRLEYDLNGNYEIDKYTLREYLSRFKGMILTCNGLGMTQTSKWSQTLMELNDLKEN from the exons ATGGACTCCAATTCCAATCTCAATCCCCCTCCGCCAACTTACAAG GATTACTACAAGATCTTACAACTCGATTATGATGCAACTGACCACAACATCCGCCTCAATTACCGCAAGCTCGCTCTG AAATGGCATCCTGACAAACACAAGGGTGATGCTGCTGCTACCTCTATATTTCAAGAAATTAATGAAGCTTATTCtg TGTTAAGTGATCCAGATAAGAGACTTGAATATGATTTGAATGGAAATTATGAGATTGACAAGTATACTCTGCGG GAATATTTATCGAGATTCAAAGGAATGATACTCACTTGTAATGGTCTTGGTATGACACAAACATCAAAATG GTCACAGACACTAATGGAACTCAATGATTTAAAGGAAAATTGA
- the LOC121791516 gene encoding probable inactive leucine-rich repeat receptor-like protein kinase At3g03770 isoform X2, which yields MFPQYLISMKPSILQQIGCSNYYVLVFLSWLVFACCTHQLRSYETQLLLQMRKHLEYPLPLSNWENNNADFCNLFSSPQLTIKCENNSVTELRIMGDKPAKVSSEFRGFAIPNLTLTQGFSMDSFITTLVRLSSLKVVTLVSLGIWGQLPDKINRLYLLEALDMSSNFLFGSIPSQMSSMDKLRTLSFDQNYFNGSVPEWLDSWSNLTVLSLKNNRLNGEVPSAVARITTLIELVLSHNFLTGKMPDLSKLSTLQLLDLRENSLDSTLPPLPKGLVNVFLSKNSFSGSIPEQFVKLEQLQHLDLSNNHLTGTPPSLLFSLPNISYLNLSSNTLSGSLPEHLKCGEGLSLIDLSDNKMVGQLPNCLADERIVEISGNCFSTDARDQHSASYCKGVSKGEGRSRMREIALLAGIVVVVIIILLVGLMFFYKRHRTQHALVRHIAPKVKQDDRPISPDLLASTKILSEVENQSSPSYRVFTLPELKEATKNFDQSTFLGQGSFGKVYKGRLENGSFVAIRSLTLYRKCSIQNLKRRIDLLSKLRHPHLVALLGHCIDDGTQDDSTVHRLYLVQEFVPNGSFRSHLSEKVLKWPERLAVVIGAAKAIHFLHTGVIPPSLSNHLTTNSILIDEHGIAQLSDYGMSLIADETEKTDDDVHNFGFILLESLVGPITSSKGEAFLLNEMTSFSSQDGRRRIVEPIVLATSSQESLSIVISITNKCISDGSSGWPSFEDVLWNLQYAAQVQATADADPDSASHQSFG from the exons ATGTTTCCTCAATATCTTATCTCCATGAAACCATCAATTCTACAACAAATAGGGTGTTCAAATTACTATGTATTAGTGTTTCTTTCATGGCTGGTGTTTGCTTGCTGCACTCATCAGCTGAGAAGTTATGAAACTCAGCTTCTTCTTCAGATGAGGAAGCATTTGGAGTACCCTCTGCCACTGAGCAATTGGGAAAATAACAATGCTGATTTCTGCAATTTGTTCTCTTCACCACAGCTCACCATCAAATGCGAGAACAATTCTGTCACCGAGCTTCGGATCATGGGAGACAAACCTGCAAAGGTCAGTAGTGAATTCAGAGGGTTTGCAATCCCAAATCTAACATTGACTCAGGGTTTCTCTATGGATTCTTTCATTACAACCTTGGTAAGGTTGTCCAGCTTAAAGGTTGTTACTTTAGTGTCTCTAGGCATATGGGGCCAACTCCCTGACAAAATCAATAGATTATATCTGCTTGAAGCTTTAGACATGAGTTCAAATTTCTTGTTTGGTTCAATTCCTTCTCAAATGTCAAGCATGGATAAGCTTAGGACTTTGAGCTTTGATCAGAACTATTTCAATGGCAGTGTTCCTGAGTGGTTGGATTCGTGGTCGAATCTCACTGTGTTGAGCTTAAAGAACAACAGATTGAATGGTGAGGTTCCTTCTGCAGTTGCAAGAATCACAACATTGATTGAATTAGTTTTGTCTCACAACTTTCTCACTGGAAAGATGCCTGATCTGAGCAAACTCTCCACTTTGCAGTTGCTAGATTTGAGAGAGAACAGTTTAGATTCTACATTGCCCCCTCTGCCAAAAGGGCTGGTTAATGTATTTCTCAGCAAGAACTCATTTTCCGGTAGCATACCCGAACAATTTGTTAAGTTGGAACAGCTACAGCATCTTGATTTGTCGAATAATCATCTTACCGGAACCCCTCCTTCTCTGCTCTTCTCTCTCCCCAATATTAGTTACTTGAATCTGTCATCCAACACTCTTAGTGGATCACTTCCTGAGCATCTCAAGTGCGGAGAAGGACTTAGTTTGATCGATCTTTCTGATAATAAAATGGTAGGCCAGCTTCCTAATTGCTTGGCAGATGAAAGAATAGTCGAAATTAGTGGGAATTGTTTCTCAACTGATGCCAGGGAtcagcattctgcatcatactGCAAAGGCGTTAGCAAGGGCGAAGGACGGTCTAGAATGAGGGAAATAGCCCTTCTGGCCGGAATTGTCGTTGTAGTGATAATTATCTTGCTTGTTGGTCTTATGTTTTTCTATAAAAGGCACCGAACACAGCATGCACTAGTTCGGCACATTGCACCTAAGGTTAAACAAGATGATCGACCAATTTCCCCCGATCTCCTAGCAAGTACCA AGATACTTTCTGAAGTTGAGAACCAAAGTTCTCCATCCTATAGGGTGTTTACTTTACCAGAACTTAAAGAAGCTACCAAAAACTTTGATCAGTCAACTTTCTTAGGCCAAGGTTCTTTCGGAAAG GTTTACAAGGGAAGGTTAGAGAATGGAAGCTTTGTTGCTATCCGATCTTTAACTCTATACAGAAAATGCTCGATTCAAAACCTCAAGCGGCGGATTGATTTGCTTTCAAAGCTTCGCCATCCTCACTTGGTTGCCCTTCTTGGTCATTGCATTGATGATGGAACGCAGGACGACTCAACTGTGCATAGGTTGTACCTCGTGCAAGAATTCGTTCCTAATGGAAGCTTCCGCTCTCATCTCTCAG AGAAGGTCCTGAAGTGGCCAGAAAGATTGGCTGTTGTAATCGGTGCAGCCAAGGCCATACATTTTCTTCACACCGGGGTGATCCCCCCTTCTCTGAGCAATCATCTAACGACCAACAGTATACTGATAGATGAGCATGGGATTGCGCAGCTTAGTGATTATGGAATGTCTCTCATTGCAGATGAAACTGAAAAAACTGAT GACGATGTTCACAACTTCGGGTTCATATTACTCGAGTCACTGGTAGGTCCTATCACAAGTTCAAAAGGCGAAGCGTTTCTGCTAAATGAGATG ACATCGTTCAGCAGCCAAGATGGTAGGCGAAGGATAGTGGAACCAATCGTGCTAGCCACGAGCTCACAGGAGTCATTGTCCATTGTGATATCCATCACGAACAAATGTATATCAGATGGATCCTCGGGGTGGCCCTCGTTCGAAGATGTGCTGTGGAACTTGCAGTATGCTGCTCAAGTGCAGGCCACGGCCGATGCTGATCCGGATAGTGCATCGCATCAGAGCTTCGGCTAA
- the LOC121791521 gene encoding cytochrome c1-2, heme protein, mitochondrial-like isoform X2, translating into MRDKMFGGRALRRLLRERLQSQNTVSPVLSSLISKKEQEAVGSATTKSWRVLALCGAGVSGLLSYATIASCDEAEHGLEAATYPWPHSGILNSYDHASIRRGHQVYQQVCASCHSMSLISFRDLVGVAYTEEETKAMAAEIEVVDGPNDEGEMFTRPGKLSDRFPQPYANEQAARFANGGAYPPDLSLITKARHNGQNYVFALLTGYHDPPAGVTIREGLHYNPYFPGGAIAMPKMLNDGAVEYEDGTPATEAQMGKDVVTFLTWAAEPEMEERKLMGFKWIFVLSLALLQAGYYRRMRWSVLKSRKLVLDVVN; encoded by the exons ATG AGAGATAAGATGTTTGGGGGCAGAGCTCTCCGTCGGTTGCTAAGAGAGAGACTTCAGTCGCAAAACACC GTTTCTCCAGTTTTGTCATCTCTTATTTCTAAGAAAGAGCAGGAAGCAGTTGGATCTGCCACCACCAAGTCCTGGAGGGTATTGGCTCTATGTGGGGCAGGTGTCTCAGGGTTGTTAAGTTATGCAACAATAGCATCTTGTGATGAGGCTgaacatggtttggaagctgcCACCTATCCTTGGCCACACAGTGGCATTCTAAATTCATACGACCATGCTTC GATTCGCCGTGGTCACCAGGTGTATCAACAAGTTTGTGCCTCCTGCCATTCAATGTCCTTAATTTCATTCCGCGACTTGGTAGGTGTTGCGTATACAGAAGAGGAAACTAAAGCTATGGCCGCTGAGATTGAGGTAGTTGATGGGCCTAATGATGAGGGGGAGATGTTTACTCGTCCTGGCAAGCTCAGTGACCGGTTTCCTCAGCCATATGCAAATGAACAAGCAGCTAGGTTCGCTAATGGCGGCGCTTATCCTCCCGATTTAAGTCTTATAACCAAA GCTCGTCACAATGGACAAAATTATGTTTTTGCCCTATTGACTGGATATCATGACCCTCCTGCTGGTGTCACA ATTCGTGAAGGATTGCATTATAACCCTTACTTCCCTGGTGGAGCTATTGCTATGCCAAAAATGCTTAATGATGGTGCTGTTGAGTATGAAGATGGTACACCTGCAACAGAAGCTCAG ATGGGGAAAGATGTTGTCACATTTTTAACATGGGCTGCAGAGCCAGAAATGGAAGAGAGAAAACTG ATGGGATTCAAATGGATATTCGTTCTATCACTCGCGCTTCTTCAAGCTGGTTATTACAGGCGCATGAGGTGGTCTGTTCTCAAGTCTCGAAAGCTGGTGCTTGATGTTGTGAACTAG
- the LOC121791521 gene encoding cytochrome c1-2, heme protein, mitochondrial-like isoform X1, whose protein sequence is MFGGRALRRLLRERLQSQNTVSPVLSSLISKKEQEAVGSATTKSWRVLALCGAGVSGLLSYATIASCDEAEHGLEAATYPWPHSGILNSYDHASIRRGHQVYQQVCASCHSMSLISFRDLVGVAYTEEETKAMAAEIEVVDGPNDEGEMFTRPGKLSDRFPQPYANEQAARFANGGAYPPDLSLITKARHNGQNYVFALLTGYHDPPAGVTIREGLHYNPYFPGGAIAMPKMLNDGAVEYEDGTPATEAQMGKDVVTFLTWAAEPEMEERKLMGFKWIFVLSLALLQAGYYRRMRWSVLKSRKLVLDVVN, encoded by the exons ATGTTTGGGGGCAGAGCTCTCCGTCGGTTGCTAAGAGAGAGACTTCAGTCGCAAAACACC GTTTCTCCAGTTTTGTCATCTCTTATTTCTAAGAAAGAGCAGGAAGCAGTTGGATCTGCCACCACCAAGTCCTGGAGGGTATTGGCTCTATGTGGGGCAGGTGTCTCAGGGTTGTTAAGTTATGCAACAATAGCATCTTGTGATGAGGCTgaacatggtttggaagctgcCACCTATCCTTGGCCACACAGTGGCATTCTAAATTCATACGACCATGCTTC GATTCGCCGTGGTCACCAGGTGTATCAACAAGTTTGTGCCTCCTGCCATTCAATGTCCTTAATTTCATTCCGCGACTTGGTAGGTGTTGCGTATACAGAAGAGGAAACTAAAGCTATGGCCGCTGAGATTGAGGTAGTTGATGGGCCTAATGATGAGGGGGAGATGTTTACTCGTCCTGGCAAGCTCAGTGACCGGTTTCCTCAGCCATATGCAAATGAACAAGCAGCTAGGTTCGCTAATGGCGGCGCTTATCCTCCCGATTTAAGTCTTATAACCAAA GCTCGTCACAATGGACAAAATTATGTTTTTGCCCTATTGACTGGATATCATGACCCTCCTGCTGGTGTCACA ATTCGTGAAGGATTGCATTATAACCCTTACTTCCCTGGTGGAGCTATTGCTATGCCAAAAATGCTTAATGATGGTGCTGTTGAGTATGAAGATGGTACACCTGCAACAGAAGCTCAG ATGGGGAAAGATGTTGTCACATTTTTAACATGGGCTGCAGAGCCAGAAATGGAAGAGAGAAAACTG ATGGGATTCAAATGGATATTCGTTCTATCACTCGCGCTTCTTCAAGCTGGTTATTACAGGCGCATGAGGTGGTCTGTTCTCAAGTCTCGAAAGCTGGTGCTTGATGTTGTGAACTAG
- the LOC121791509 gene encoding uncharacterized protein LOC121791509, whose product MVLGVRMKTEKGPSIEADYVVHIVEVKPWPPSQSLRRLGSVVIHWEHSDGSCGFTNQAVPGNGRIEFNECFGLRENGDACIEFNLYEPRWDKGLKGQLLASVVLDLGAYGVIEKGLSISTPIHCKRTYRNAAQPLLLLKIEPASSSLRESVSSLMSEEYAEEASSTTDHDHDHDQSSPNAASSALNQKIAVNGSAKVGHREQATESSSSMDLSSDIEWISRRIGSHSLQSSAVKEADKRLRSNHREEEGIVAAGKRDARIRISSEASRAVMNRNSGGGSSTSAEELLVDGRTNSPPLNKRVEEEGEEEEENFENEVRNIYQVERMVLENGVASSTRRNHHVTGSISSERKVCRMETRSLVSEGRIQQLENRIKILEGELSEAAALEVSLYSVVAEHGSSTSKVHSPARRLSRLYFNANKQNPKSGRESASESIVSGLVLAAKACGNDVPRLTFWLSNAIVLRAMISKSFGDSTIQIRNSGKKKSSAVARRGGEKENLVDALEKAQGWIFSRIIESLWWQTFTPHMQCGGNGTRQQQGNFSVKLWKKAFKDACERICPVRGGGHDCGCLPILSKLIMEQLVARLDVAMFNAILRESDDEIPTNPLADPITDANVLPVPPGKPSFGAGAQLKNAIGNWSRWLTDLFGMDGDDKDEARSPKPFSLLNALSDLMMLPKDMLLTPSIRKEVCPTFGLPLLTWILNSFIPDDFCPDPVPAALLQALSTQDLEQDSIVNLPCEAAPIVFHPPSPATVLAGRSELNKSYTSDDELDQLNSPLKALTLRSSARTPICVRYQLLRQVWKE is encoded by the exons ATGGTTTTAGGTGTGAGGATGAAAACCGAGAAAGGGCCTTCGATTGAGGCTGACTACGTTGTTCATATAGTGGAGGTGAAGCCATGGCCTCCTTCTCAGTCTCTGAGAAGATTAGGCTCTGTTGTGATTCACTGGGAGCATAGTGATGGGAGCTGTGGCTTCACCAATCAAGCTGTGCCTGGAAATGGAAGGATTGAATTCAATGAATGTTTCGGATTGAGGGAAAATGGGGATGCTTGCATTGAGTTTAATCTCTATGAGCCAAGATGGGACAAGGGTTTGAAAGGGCAGCTGCTGGCAAGTGTAGTTCTTGATTTGGGTGCTTATGGTGTTATTGAGAAAGGTTTGAGCATTAGCACTCCCATTCATTGCAAGAGGACTTATAGGAATGCTGCTCAACCGCTGCTTCTCCTCAAAATCGAACCGGCCTCCTCCTCGTTGAGAGAGTCTGTTTCTTCATTGATGAGTGAGGAATATGCAGAAGAAGCATCGTCTACTACTGATCATGATCATGATCATGATCAATCTTCCCCAAATGCCGCTTCCTCGGCTTTAAACCAGAAG ATTGCAGTGAATGGTAGTGCAAAAGTTGGCCATCGGGAGCAGGCCACTGAATCCTCCTCGTCCATGGATTTGTCGTCTGATATTGAATGGATATCGAGAAGGATTGGATCTCACAGTTTGCAGTCATCTGCAGTGAAAGAAGCAGATAAAAGGCTGAGATCCAATCACAGGGAAGAAGAGGGGATTGTTGCGGCTGGTAAAAGGGATGCGAGAATCCGGATTAGCTCTGAGGCGTCGAGAGCAGTGATGAATCGAAATTCTGGCGGTGGTTCATCTACTAGTGCAGAGGAACTGCTTGTGGATGGAAGAACAAACTCTCCACCTCTAAACAAACGAGtggaagaggaaggggaagaggaagaggaaaatTTCGAGAATGAGGTGCGAAACATATATCAAGTTGAAAGAATGGTATTGGAAAATGGTGTGGCTTCTTCGACCAGAAGAAACCATCACGTGACAGGCTCGATAAGCAGTGAGCGCAAGGTGTGTAGAATGGAAACAAGGAGCCTTGTTTCAGAAGGGCGAATTCAGCAATTGGAAAACAGGATAAAGATTTTGGAGGGAGAATTGAGTGAAGCAGCAGCCCTTGAGGTGAGCCTCTACTCGGTCGTAGCAGAGCATGGAAGCTCCACGAGTAAAGTCCATTCTCCAGCGCGGCGCCTCTCAAGGCTATATTTCAATGCCAATAAACAGAACCCGAAATCAGGGAGAGAAAGTGCTTCTGAAAGTATTGTGTCTGGATTAGTTTTAGCTGCCAAAGCATGTGGCAATGATGTTCCTAG ATTGACTTTCTGGCTGTCCAATGCCATAGTACTAAGGGCGATGATCAGCAAGTCGTTTGGGGACAGTACGATTCAGATACGTAATTCTGGAAAGAAGAAGTCATCAGCAGTTGCAAGGAGAGGGGGTGAGAAGGAGAATCTGGTGGATGCACTGGAAAAGGCACAGGGATGGATATTTTCCAGAATCATAGAGTCACTGTGGTGGCAG ACTTTTACACCACACATGCAGTGTGGTGGTAATGGAACAAGGCAGCAGCAAGGGAACTTCTCTGTCAAACTGTGGAAGAAGGCTTTCAAGGATGCGTGCGAGAGGATATGCCCTGTTCGAGGTGGAGGACATGATTGTGGCTGTTTACCTATTCTCTCCAAACTG ATTATGGAGCAACTGGTCGCGCGCTTAGATGTGGCTATGTTCAATGCCATCCTTCGAGAATCGGATGATGAAATTCCAACAAATCCTCTAGCAGACCCTATCACTGATGCTAATGTGCTTCCAGTTCCACCAGGAAAACCTAGCTTCGGTGCTGGTGCACAACTCAAAAATGCG ATTGGGAATTGGTCGAGGTGGCTGACTGATCTGTTTGGGATGGACGGTGATGACAAGGACGAGGCAAGATCACCGAAACCTTTCAGTCTGCTAAACGCGCTGAGCGACCTTATGATGCTTCCCAAGGACATGCTATTGACTCCATCCATTAGAAAAGAG GTCTGTCCTACATTCGGCCTACCACTGCTCACCTGGATTCTCAACTCTTTCATCCCCGATGACTTTTGCCCCGACCCCGTCCCTGCAGCTCTTCTTCAAGCTCTCAGTACACAG GATTTGGAACAAGACTCGATAGTGAACCTTCCATGCGAGGCAGCACCTATCGTGTTTCACCCACCATCACCTGCTACTGTCTTGGCCGGCCGTTCTGAGCTCAACAAATCATATACGAGCGACGACGAGCTCGACCAGCTCAACTCACCTCTCAAAGCCCTCACCCTCCGGTCGTCAGCCAGAACCCCAATTTGCGTTAGGTATCAATTGCTTCGGCAAGTATGGAAAGAATAA
- the LOC121791516 gene encoding probable inactive leucine-rich repeat receptor-like protein kinase At3g03770 isoform X1, whose amino-acid sequence MFPQYLISMKPSILQQIGCSNYYVLVFLSWLVFACCTHQLRSYETQLLLQMRKHLEYPLPLSNWENNNADFCNLFSSPQLTIKCENNSVTELRIMGDKPAKVSSEFRGFAIPNLTLTQGFSMDSFITTLVRLSSLKVVTLVSLGIWGQLPDKINRLYLLEALDMSSNFLFGSIPSQMSSMDKLRTLSFDQNYFNGSVPEWLDSWSNLTVLSLKNNRLNGEVPSAVARITTLIELVLSHNFLTGKMPDLSKLSTLQLLDLRENSLDSTLPPLPKGLVNVFLSKNSFSGSIPEQFVKLEQLQHLDLSNNHLTGTPPSLLFSLPNISYLNLSSNTLSGSLPEHLKCGEGLSLIDLSDNKMVGQLPNCLADERIVEISGNCFSTDARDQHSASYCKGVSKGEGRSRMREIALLAGIVVVVIIILLVGLMFFYKRHRTQHALVRHIAPKVKQDDRPISPDLLASTKILSEVENQSSPSYRVFTLPELKEATKNFDQSTFLGQGSFGKVYKGRLENGSFVAIRSLTLYRKCSIQNLKRRIDLLSKLRHPHLVALLGHCIDDGTQDDSTVHRLYLVQEFVPNGSFRSHLSEKVLKWPERLAVVIGAAKAIHFLHTGVIPPSLSNHLTTNSILIDEHGIAQLSDYGMSLIADETEKTDDDVHNFGFILLESLVGPITSSKGEAFLLNEMVCYVGSFYCSLWFRCLILYLFLKWQTSFSSQDGRRRIVEPIVLATSSQESLSIVISITNKCISDGSSGWPSFEDVLWNLQYAAQVQATADADPDSASHQSFG is encoded by the exons ATGTTTCCTCAATATCTTATCTCCATGAAACCATCAATTCTACAACAAATAGGGTGTTCAAATTACTATGTATTAGTGTTTCTTTCATGGCTGGTGTTTGCTTGCTGCACTCATCAGCTGAGAAGTTATGAAACTCAGCTTCTTCTTCAGATGAGGAAGCATTTGGAGTACCCTCTGCCACTGAGCAATTGGGAAAATAACAATGCTGATTTCTGCAATTTGTTCTCTTCACCACAGCTCACCATCAAATGCGAGAACAATTCTGTCACCGAGCTTCGGATCATGGGAGACAAACCTGCAAAGGTCAGTAGTGAATTCAGAGGGTTTGCAATCCCAAATCTAACATTGACTCAGGGTTTCTCTATGGATTCTTTCATTACAACCTTGGTAAGGTTGTCCAGCTTAAAGGTTGTTACTTTAGTGTCTCTAGGCATATGGGGCCAACTCCCTGACAAAATCAATAGATTATATCTGCTTGAAGCTTTAGACATGAGTTCAAATTTCTTGTTTGGTTCAATTCCTTCTCAAATGTCAAGCATGGATAAGCTTAGGACTTTGAGCTTTGATCAGAACTATTTCAATGGCAGTGTTCCTGAGTGGTTGGATTCGTGGTCGAATCTCACTGTGTTGAGCTTAAAGAACAACAGATTGAATGGTGAGGTTCCTTCTGCAGTTGCAAGAATCACAACATTGATTGAATTAGTTTTGTCTCACAACTTTCTCACTGGAAAGATGCCTGATCTGAGCAAACTCTCCACTTTGCAGTTGCTAGATTTGAGAGAGAACAGTTTAGATTCTACATTGCCCCCTCTGCCAAAAGGGCTGGTTAATGTATTTCTCAGCAAGAACTCATTTTCCGGTAGCATACCCGAACAATTTGTTAAGTTGGAACAGCTACAGCATCTTGATTTGTCGAATAATCATCTTACCGGAACCCCTCCTTCTCTGCTCTTCTCTCTCCCCAATATTAGTTACTTGAATCTGTCATCCAACACTCTTAGTGGATCACTTCCTGAGCATCTCAAGTGCGGAGAAGGACTTAGTTTGATCGATCTTTCTGATAATAAAATGGTAGGCCAGCTTCCTAATTGCTTGGCAGATGAAAGAATAGTCGAAATTAGTGGGAATTGTTTCTCAACTGATGCCAGGGAtcagcattctgcatcatactGCAAAGGCGTTAGCAAGGGCGAAGGACGGTCTAGAATGAGGGAAATAGCCCTTCTGGCCGGAATTGTCGTTGTAGTGATAATTATCTTGCTTGTTGGTCTTATGTTTTTCTATAAAAGGCACCGAACACAGCATGCACTAGTTCGGCACATTGCACCTAAGGTTAAACAAGATGATCGACCAATTTCCCCCGATCTCCTAGCAAGTACCA AGATACTTTCTGAAGTTGAGAACCAAAGTTCTCCATCCTATAGGGTGTTTACTTTACCAGAACTTAAAGAAGCTACCAAAAACTTTGATCAGTCAACTTTCTTAGGCCAAGGTTCTTTCGGAAAG GTTTACAAGGGAAGGTTAGAGAATGGAAGCTTTGTTGCTATCCGATCTTTAACTCTATACAGAAAATGCTCGATTCAAAACCTCAAGCGGCGGATTGATTTGCTTTCAAAGCTTCGCCATCCTCACTTGGTTGCCCTTCTTGGTCATTGCATTGATGATGGAACGCAGGACGACTCAACTGTGCATAGGTTGTACCTCGTGCAAGAATTCGTTCCTAATGGAAGCTTCCGCTCTCATCTCTCAG AGAAGGTCCTGAAGTGGCCAGAAAGATTGGCTGTTGTAATCGGTGCAGCCAAGGCCATACATTTTCTTCACACCGGGGTGATCCCCCCTTCTCTGAGCAATCATCTAACGACCAACAGTATACTGATAGATGAGCATGGGATTGCGCAGCTTAGTGATTATGGAATGTCTCTCATTGCAGATGAAACTGAAAAAACTGAT GACGATGTTCACAACTTCGGGTTCATATTACTCGAGTCACTGGTAGGTCCTATCACAAGTTCAAAAGGCGAAGCGTTTCTGCTAAATGAGATGGTATGTTATGTTGGTTCCTTTTATTGCAGTTTATGGTTTAGGTGTTTGATTCTTTATCTTTTCCTCAAATGGCAGACATCGTTCAGCAGCCAAGATGGTAGGCGAAGGATAGTGGAACCAATCGTGCTAGCCACGAGCTCACAGGAGTCATTGTCCATTGTGATATCCATCACGAACAAATGTATATCAGATGGATCCTCGGGGTGGCCCTCGTTCGAAGATGTGCTGTGGAACTTGCAGTATGCTGCTCAAGTGCAGGCCACGGCCGATGCTGATCCGGATAGTGCATCGCATCAGAGCTTCGGCTAA